A window of Glycine soja cultivar W05 chromosome 2, ASM419377v2, whole genome shotgun sequence genomic DNA:
ACAAtgtacattaattaaattaaatgcattaaaattatgtttattttcacACATgcacattaattaaattaaatacattaaaattatgttgattttcacgcttataattaataattaattatctttcagataaattataaatgtctGCTTCATTTTGTTGATGAGAATTGACTTAGGATGGCATGATAGCTGGTTGTTTTGAGATTTATGTGATATGGAATTCCAGTTTCTCTGACAATATGACCTCAGTGATTTAAGCCTGCTAAACATCAGATTGGCTTATCTCTCTTAataatttaagtgaaatttataATATGCTTTTCATGCCCAGAGATTGctaaatttcaacaaaaaatattatttattaaaccaTTTAGCTAATATTCATATCACAAACAAcaaatttatcttatttcttGGTGAACTAAGAGATGCATATGCTTTGCTACGGTTGAATGTTAGCTACATAAAGTGAGAAGAGGCAAGCACGAGTTTTAATTCTGCATGTAGACATGAGTTTAATTCTGCTGGTATGGCAAAATCTCGCAGCAGTTTCTACACAGATTGAAGAAGTAGCCATTGCCTTTCGATTTGATAATTGTTACTTTGGGCAACAATTTAATAGTATGTAGATTCTGAAAGCAAGAGTGGAGCCTAAGGATCATACAATGAAAACATGactaaactatttaaaaaagtatattgtCCGGGCTTGATTTTAACTGAGTCCTATTTCAGTGCTTTATAATGTGCATCATGTTTGCTTTTAGCTGCTTTTGGCCAAAGTGCCAAAGGAAGGTGATAGTATTGTTTTTATTGCAGTTATGAATCACACTATTAGATAGGAATAAAGTTCACATTCTGGAAATAACAAGTGTTAGAGGGACCTCTTAAGaacgtattttttttaaaaaaagttaatctcACGTCAGAGGCATATATGTCTTTTTAACTCCTAAAAAAAGGACTACAAAGCTCAACATTGTCTGATCTATTGTTTGTTGTCTTCTGTCTTTTCTCAATATGGGGGGGTATATATAGGAGAATGTCACTAATTCAACGTGGCAAATTAGGGGTTAATGCATATTTTAGGTATTTAATTGGCAAGAATCTAGGCCAACAGTTGCAATAATTGATTAAATCACCCAAATTTTGATGTTGGTGAATTGCAATTCCAAAAAACACAATCTAGCACATGTATAACTCAAGAAGAATTAGTTGTTCCATTCTAACATTTAGAAGACAAATGGGATGATAGCCTTTACATCCTTAGGGAAATCTTCAAACCTAGAAAGATACCATTTCCTAGTCGAATCACTCCTACATAGCAAGTACAAAGTAGCGCCTACAGTGAAAGATAATGCATATAGCGTCTGagaaatgaaagtaaaattagTTATTCCTTCCAACATTTCTAGAAGACAAATGGGATGATAGCCTTAACATGCTCAGGGAAATCTTCAAACTTAGAAAGATACCATTTCCTAGTTGAATAACTCCTACCTAGCAAGTATAAAGTAGTGCCTACGGTGAAAGAGAATGCATATAGCGTCTGCGAAATGAAGGAGAACCCATAAAACTCAATAATCTCAAACAGGTAGTGGGGACATATGACAAGCTCAAACATGCCACCCTTTGGAATCTTGTACTCCTTTTCACCCTTTCCCCTTAAGTTGGATAGAAGGTAGTGGTGGTAGAAGTTGCCAATGATGCCCACCACAAACAAAACAATGCCAGGATACAACAGATCGATTGGTGGTTCTGGAAGCCCTTGTGTTAAGTGTTGAGCATAGATCATAGTTGCAGTTGATAGGAAATAACTCAGAGTGATGGGGATTGCAGAATCAAGAAGCATGGCACCAC
This region includes:
- the LOC114384196 gene encoding very-long-chain enoyl-CoA reductase-like is translated as MVIMSALFSFIFPPPSSLVVSGMSVISLVSLANAGFSEIRGKHLNYSKFWNANPSAEKQVKLSSKAGMLLLYTPAFLAGLASFWIFPHQGLRSTLLQSAVTLHFFKRVFEVVFIHKYSGAMLLDSAIPITLSYFLSTATMIYAQHLTQGLPEPPIDLLYPGIVLFVVGIIGNFYHHYLLSNLRGKGEKEYKIPKGGMFELVICPHYLFEIIEFYGFSFISQTLYAFSFTVGTTLYLLGRSYSTRKWYLSKFEDFPEHVKAIIPFVF